CTTTGCGACGAACCAATTGGGCGAGTGCGTAGCCGCTGAGGATGGCGAACAGCACCCCACCGCCGCCGGCCGCGAGCATGATGATGTCACGGCGATCCAGTTCGGTGAGCGGCCGTTCCTCGCGGCTGACCGCACCTTCGGGAGGCGGAATCGGGATCAGTTCGACATCGACATCTTCCGGACGAACCATCGCGGGCGATTCGCCGGTTCCATCGCTGGCCTTGCGGCGCGGGGTGGCACCGGAGGTCCGAACTTTCTTGGTGTCGCCCGCGAGTTTGCCCACCGGAATCCCCTCGGCATCCAGTTCGGGAATGCCTTGCATGGTCGGTGCGTTGGCTGGCGCGGGTTTGGGTACGGGCAAGCGCGTGGTTCCGGACGGCACGGGATTGGCACCCGTTGCTCCGGACGTGGTCACCGCCGCCGTTTGCCGTGAGGATCGCATGGACGTGTTGGCATCGCCCAGCGGGCCGCCAATGGCTGCCATTCGCACCGCAGGCGAGACCCCGCCGGTATGTTGGCCGGATTGCAGCGCTTGCGTGTAAAGCGTGCTGGGCATCGCGCTCATCGGAGAGGCTCCCGGCGACGACATCAAAAAGATTTGCAGAGCTTGCGCGGCCCGTTCCGGGGTCGGGTAGCGCTGGTTGGGATCTTTCGCCATCATCCAGTTCAGCACTTGCTGCAAGCCGTCTGGCACTGGATTGATGAAGTCGCTGAGCGGACGCAACGGTTCGGTGGCATGCCGCAGCATTTGCGACATGATATTCGTATCCGGGAACGGCGGTTGGCCGGTGAGCAGATGGAATAGCACCCCGCCCAGCGAATAAATGTCCGCACGAATGTCAACAGCCGAGGCATTGCGGGCCTGTTCCGGGGCGAGATAGTCTGGCGTGCCGAGAATCACCCCTTCGGTGGTCAGCGGGTTCTCGTCGTTGGCGGCGTTCTCGTCGAAAATCTGTCGCCCCAGGCCAATATCGAGAATTTTGACCGTGCAATTCAGCGTCGTATCTGCTGTGGGTGTCGGCACTTGCGGATTGGGAATCAGCATCAAGTTGGATGGCTTGAGATCGCGGTGAATGATGCCGCGCTCGTGGACCTGCTGCAACCCCTGCAACACTTGGTAGACAATCCGCACCGCTTCGCCGACTGGCAAGCGCTTGCGACGATCAAGCACATCTTGGAGTGTCTCGCCTTCGAGATATTCCATGACGATGTAGTGCAGGCCGTCGGCTTCGCCAAGCTGGTACGCTCGCACAATGTTGGGATGATTCAGTTGCGTGGCAAATTTCGCCTCGCGCTGGAAGCGGGCGAACAGATTCGGATCGCGGGATTTTGACGGCGGCAGCACCTTGATGGCGACAATTTGCCCGGTGGCATGCACCGCTCGATAGACTCCCGCCATGCGACCTTTGCCAACGCGGTCGAGCAGGCAGTAATCGTTCAGGAAGAAGCCTTCGGTGTGCCCCCGCGACAGCAGCGCAGCTTGATAATCCGTCAGGATCTTTTGTTGGATGAGATACTTCCGAAACGGATCGACTTCTTCGGTATCGCCGGCTTCGTTGCGATAGCGCGAGTAAATCGCCCGGGTTTCATCGGTATCCACAAGCCGGCTTTGAACGAGCAGCTTGCACATCTCCCGCACATTCGCGGGGGCGGCAGGGGGCATCGGGGTATCCTCGAAGAGTGGGCAGATTATCCCAGTCAACCCGTGACGGTTCTCGGGTATTGTCGAAAATTCGATCGCGGACTTCAACGGTTTGGTTGCGATTTCTCGCCAGGTTGCTCGAAATCCAACGCTTGTAACGCGATTGGGTCATCGGCATACAGCACCCGCAATGCTTGGGCCATTGCGCGGGCGGCGTCGATCTGGCCAGTCGCTCGCAACTGCGCCAATCGGGCGCGGGCCGCTTGCAAGGCGATGTCATTGCCAGCGGCGGATTCGGGATCGCGACGCGGTCGTTCGTTCCGCAGCGTTTTCACTTCGGCGATGCCGTTGGTGGCCTGTTCCACCCAGCGGGCCGCTTCCGGGACATCCGCAAAGGCAATGGCCACATGCTCCCATTGACGCTGAGCCGCCGCCAGTTCGCCGGTCGCAAGCAGTGACAGGCCACGACGATAGAGCCGTTCCGCTTCGGTGGTGCTGGGAGTGTTCAGCCGATAGGAGGCGATGGCGCGTCGAATGGCCGCACGATCATCGAGTCGTTCGCGCACTTGCCGCACTTCCTGCAAATAGCGATCGGGAAATCGACTGGCGATTTCGCTTAGTCCTTCGTCCCAGGCTTTTTGCCAATCATCAGGCGAATCCGATTGCAAGAGCGGTTCCACTTTGGCGAACAGCATTTCGGCGGAGGGGCGGCGGTTGATGCCCCAGAGGATCAGCAGAAACACGGTCGCGGCCATGGGAATGACCACAATGGGGCGGCGCATTAGCGGCACCGGCATTTCGGGTGGGGGCGGGAGCGGGCGAAAGCTGTCGATTTCGGCATCTTCGGAATCGTCATCGTCGAGATCATCGGTCTCGTGGGCGGCGACTGCGGAGCGGGCCGTTCGATTGGGATCGAGTTGGCCACGACGTTCGAGTTCGGCACGAATTTGTTCCAATTGTTTGAGCAACACACTGCCATCGCCAGGCCGCTGGGCGGGGTCTTTGGCCAGCAGTCGGCAGATGAGATCGTCCAATTCGCGGGGTAATCCGGGGACCAAATGTTCGGGTCGCTCCGGTTGCACAAAGCAATGTTTGTGCATGACTTCGACGACGTTGTTGCCGGAAAACGGCGGCCGACCCGTGAGCAGCGTATACAGCACGCCACCGAAGGCGTAGAAATCGCTGCGTTTGGTGATCGGTTTGCCCAACGCCTGTTCGGGTGCGGTGTAGGCAATAGCGCCGACCACACTGTTGAGCAGTTGCGGTGACGGTTGGATGAGCATTTTGGCCAAGCCAAAGTCGCTGAGTTTGACCCGACCATCGAGACAACGCAGCAAGTTGGACGGCTTCAAATCCCGATGTAGAAAGCCTTTGCGGTGCGCATGTCGCAGCGCGGGCACCACTTGCAAGGCCAAGTCGAGCACCTCTTGCCAGGGCAGTCGGCCCCGCTCGCCGCGTTTGCCCAGCGATTCGTAATCCGGTCCATCGATCCATTCCATCACCAGGAATGGAATCCCCTCGTGAATGCCATGATCCTGATAGCTGACGATGTTGGGATGTCGCAATTTGCGGAGGGTTTCAATCTCCGCTTGGAAGCGCATCAGAAAGACCGGCTCGCGTGCCAGTTCCGCCATCAGGAATTTTACCGCGACGAATTCCCCGCGATCATCCACCGCGCGGTAGACTTCGCCCATTGCCCCTTGGCCGATCCGGGATTCGATGCGGTAGCGTCCGATTTGCTGACCAATCATGGCATTTCTCAGGCTGGGGGTGCGAACCGGGCTTAGCGAAGCGGCGTGAGTTGGATGTTGCGGAAATGAATCTCCGCTCCTTCGGATTGGAGCAGAATTTTCCCGCGATTGCTCTCCAATTTCGTCGCCTGGTTCACGAGTTTGCCATTCACCGTGAGCGTGATCGTCTGGTTCTTGCAGGTGATTTCGTAGACATTCCATTCGCCAATTGGCTTCTCAATGTCGTTCTCACTCCGGAAATACCGTCGTCCGGTCTTGGGGTCTTTGCGGCTCAGTTCGCCTTCGAGCTGGTATCCCGAGACGGCCCACAAATCGCCGGCCTTGCCCGCGGCTACTTGCGCTTCAATCGAGCGTGGCCAAACCGCATCCGGCCCGCTGACATGCAGCAGAATCCCCGAATTACGAGATTTCGTAATTTTTTCCCCCCAGCGATACTCCAACCGCAGTGTGTAGTTCGAGTATTCATCGATGGTTTCGATGGCTCCCATCGTTTCGCCAGGCAGAATCATGACGCCGTCCCGAATTTGCACAAAATTCTCGGGCACCTTCGCCAATTTCAATTTCGGATCGGGATAGGTTCGCCAGCCGGTGAGATCTTTGCCGTTGAATAACGCGATCGGCTTTTCGGCGGCTTGCACCGTCGACAGCGTCATCCCCAGCATTCCCAGCCCAAAAAGCAGCACACCAACCACGCGGGAGCGAACCATCGGAGAGACTCCAAATCGCAAAAGGGTG
This DNA window, taken from Tuwongella immobilis, encodes the following:
- a CDS encoding serine/threonine protein kinase, which translates into the protein MIGQQIGRYRIESRIGQGAMGEVYRAVDDRGEFVAVKFLMAELAREPVFLMRFQAEIETLRKLRHPNIVSYQDHGIHEGIPFLVMEWIDGPDYESLGKRGERGRLPWQEVLDLALQVVPALRHAHRKGFLHRDLKPSNLLRCLDGRVKLSDFGLAKMLIQPSPQLLNSVVGAIAYTAPEQALGKPITKRSDFYAFGGVLYTLLTGRPPFSGNNVVEVMHKHCFVQPERPEHLVPGLPRELDDLICRLLAKDPAQRPGDGSVLLKQLEQIRAELERRGQLDPNRTARSAVAAHETDDLDDDDSEDAEIDSFRPLPPPPEMPVPLMRRPIVVIPMAATVFLLILWGINRRPSAEMLFAKVEPLLQSDSPDDWQKAWDEGLSEIASRFPDRYLQEVRQVRERLDDRAAIRRAIASYRLNTPSTTEAERLYRRGLSLLATGELAAAQRQWEHVAIAFADVPEAARWVEQATNGIAEVKTLRNERPRRDPESAAGNDIALQAARARLAQLRATGQIDAARAMAQALRVLYADDPIALQALDFEQPGEKSQPNR
- a CDS encoding serine/threonine-protein kinase, with the translated sequence MPPAAPANVREMCKLLVQSRLVDTDETRAIYSRYRNEAGDTEEVDPFRKYLIQQKILTDYQAALLSRGHTEGFFLNDYCLLDRVGKGRMAGVYRAVHATGQIVAIKVLPPSKSRDPNLFARFQREAKFATQLNHPNIVRAYQLGEADGLHYIVMEYLEGETLQDVLDRRKRLPVGEAVRIVYQVLQGLQQVHERGIIHRDLKPSNLMLIPNPQVPTPTADTTLNCTVKILDIGLGRQIFDENAANDENPLTTEGVILGTPDYLAPEQARNASAVDIRADIYSLGGVLFHLLTGQPPFPDTNIMSQMLRHATEPLRPLSDFINPVPDGLQQVLNWMMAKDPNQRYPTPERAAQALQIFLMSSPGASPMSAMPSTLYTQALQSGQHTGGVSPAVRMAAIGGPLGDANTSMRSSRQTAAVTTSGATGANPVPSGTTRLPVPKPAPANAPTMQGIPELDAEGIPVGKLAGDTKKVRTSGATPRRKASDGTGESPAMVRPEDVDVELIPIPPPEGAVSREERPLTELDRRDIIMLAAGGGGVLFAILSGYALAQLVRRKEPPAESK
- a CDS encoding 3-keto-disaccharide hydrolase; translated protein: MVRSRVVGVLLFGLGMLGMTLSTVQAAEKPIALFNGKDLTGWRTYPDPKLKLAKVPENFVQIRDGVMILPGETMGAIETIDEYSNYTLRLEYRWGEKITKSRNSGILLHVSGPDAVWPRSIEAQVAAGKAGDLWAVSGYQLEGELSRKDPKTGRRYFRSENDIEKPIGEWNVYEITCKNQTITLTVNGKLVNQATKLESNRGKILLQSEGAEIHFRNIQLTPLR